A DNA window from Caretta caretta isolate rCarCar2 chromosome 7, rCarCar1.hap1, whole genome shotgun sequence contains the following coding sequences:
- the GANAB gene encoding neutral alpha-glucosidase AB isoform X1 translates to MAAAPERLGMAALVWMALCLAAAFAVDRSNFKTCEQSSFCKRQRSVKPGSSPYRALLESLQLSQDSMKLQLVNEVNKVPLLLELCGLQGNMTRIKINELSPLRPRYEVPDVLVRDPPTTWLAVTGRDENSVELSLGDSGHKLILTGKPFRMDLLQGRELVLSVNPRGLLHFEHLRHQKDSFSDKVSSSVGSLWDKIKSLFHREEPKEPAPEGEAAGKEPEPAVPGDEESSEKSTKSEEVPDRPDRAEEELGSWEETFKTHTDSKPNGPTSVGLDFSLPGFEHVYGIPEHADHLRLRTTEGGDPYRLYNLDVFQYELYNPMALYGSVPLLLAHNTQRTLGIFWLNAAETWVDISSNTAGKTLFGKMLDYMQGGGETPQTDVRWMSESGIIDVFLLLGPAPTDVFRQYTALTGTQALPPLFAVAYHQSRWNYNDEDDVAAVDAGFDVHDIPCDVIWLDIEHTDGKRYFTWDPNKFPQPRNMLGRLATKRRKMVSIVDPHIKVDSGYQVHNEIRSRGFYVKTKDGSDYEGWCWPGSAGYPDFTNPEMRAWWASMFSYDHYEASMENLYIWNDMNEPSVFNGPEVTMYKDALHQGGWEHRDLHNLYGFYVQMATAQGLEQRSGGLERPFVLSRAFFAGSQRYGAVWTGDNAAEWDHMKISIPMCLSLALVGISFCGADVGGFFKSPDAELLVRWYQVGAYQPFYRAHAHLDTVRREPWLFGEENKALIRAAIRQRYALLPYWYTTFYHSYRSGQPVMRPLWVEYSDDVTTFSIDDQFLIGNALLVHPVTEQGAHGVQVYLPGKGEVWYDVHSHQKHHAPQTLYVPVTMSSIPVYQRGGSIVPRKERVRRSSDCMYHDPYTLYVALSPQGTAEGDLFIDDGHTYNFEIKAQYLHRHFSFASNTLTARSADSKGIFESPAWIERVVILGAGKPAAVFLRQPGMAETRLDFQHEPETSVLTLRKPGVNIGANWSISLR, encoded by the exons ATGGCGGCGGCGCCGGAGAG GCTGGGGATGGCAGCTCTTGTCTGGATGGCCCTTTGCcttgctgctgcctttgctgtgGACAGGAGCAACTTCAAGACATGTGAGCAGAGCTCCTTCTGCAA GCGCCAGAGGAGTGTGAAGCCCGGGAGCTCCCCTTACCGGGCGCTGCTGGAGTCGCTCCAGCTCAGCCAGGACTCCATGAAACTGCAGCTTGTCAATGAAGTGAACAAG GTCCCACTCCTGCTGGAGCTGTGTGGGCTGCAGGGGAACATGACGCGCATCAAGATCAATGAACTGAGTCCGCTGCGCCCACGCTACGAGGTGCCCGATGTGCTGGTGCGCGACCCACCCACCACCTG GCTGGCAGTGACGGGCCGGGATGAGAATAGCGTGGAGCTCTCGCTGGGCGACTCTGGACACAAGCTGATCCTGACAGGGAAGCCATTCCGCATGGACCTGCTGCAGGGGCGGGAGCTGGTGCTGAGCGTCAACCCCCGCGGGCTGCTGCACTTTGAGCACCTGCGGCACCAGAAGGACTC TTTCTCGGATAAAGTTAGTAGCTCGGTCGGTAGCTTGTGGGATAAGATCAAGAGCCTTTTCCATAG GGAGGAGCCAAAGGAGCCAGCCCCGGAGGGCGAGGCAGCGGGGAAGGagccagagccagctgtgccTGGGGACGAGGAGTCCAGTGAGAAGAGCACAAAG TCAGAGGAGGTGCCGGACAGACCGGACCGGGCTGAAGAGGAGCTGGGTTCCTGGGAAGAGACATTCAAGACCCACACAGACAGCAAGCCCAATG GGCCGACCTCGGTGGGGCTGGATTTCTCACTGCCTGGCTTTGAGCACGTCTATGGGATCCCGGAGCACGCCGACCACCTGCGCCTGCGCACCACCGA GGGGGGTGACCCGTACCGCCTCTACAACCTGGACGTATTCCAATATGAGCTGTACAACCCCATGGCGCTGTATGGCTCCGTGCCGCTTCTGCTGGCCCACAACACCCAGCGCACCCTGGGCATCTTCTGGCTCAATGCCGCCGAGACCTGGGTTGACATCAGCTCCAACACAGCTGGCAAG ACACTGTTTGGGAAGATGCTGGATTACATGCAGGGGGGTGGCGAAACCCCCCAGACCGACGTGCGCTGGATGTCGGAGAGCGGCATCATCGATGTCTTTCTGCTGCTGGGGCCTGCGCCCACTGATGTCTTCAGGCAGTACACAGCCCTGACGG gtacacaggccctgcccccgctctttGCCGTGGCCTATCATCAGAGCCGCTGGAACTACAACGATGAGGATGACGTGGCTGCCGTGGACGCCGGCTTCGACGTGCACGACATCCCCTGCGATGTCATCTGGCTGGACATCGAGCACACCGATGGCAAGCGCTACTTCACCTGGGACCCCAACAAGTTCCCCCAGCCCCGCAACATGCTGGGGCGCCTGGCCACCAAGAGACGCAAA atggtGTCCATCGTGGACCCACACATCAAGGTGGACAGCGGGTATCAGGTCCACAACGAGATCCGCTCCCGTGGCTTCTATGTCAAGACCAAGGATGGCAGTGACTATGAAGGCTGGTGCTGGccag GCTCGGCTGGCTACCCCGACTTCACCAACCCTGAGATGCGCGCCTGGTGGGCCAGCATGTTCTCCTACGACCACTACGAG gccTCCATGGAGAACTTGTACATTTGGAACGACATGAATGAGCCATCTGTGTTCAACGGCCCCGAGGTGACCATGTACAAAGACGCCCTGCACCAGGGCGGCTGGGAGCACCGTGACCTGCACAACCTCTACGGCTTCTAtgtg CAAATGGCGACAGCACAGGGACTGGAGCAGCGTTCGGGGGGCCTTGAGCGCCCCTTCGTGCTGAGCCGTGCCTTCTTTGCCGGCTCCCAGCGCTAtg GCGCGGTGTGGACGGGGGACAATGCGGCCGAGTGGGACCACATGAAGATCTCCATCCCCATGTGCCTGAGCCTGGCCCTGGTGGGCATCTCCTTctgtggag cTGATGTGGGTGGCTTTTTCAAGAGCCCAGATGCGGAGCTGCTGGTGCGCTGGTACCAGGTTGGCGCCTACCAGCCCTTCTACCGGGCCCATGCCCATCTGGACACTGTGCGGCGTGAGCCCTGGCTCTTTGGGGAGGAGAACAAGGCCCTGATCCGTGCCGCCATCCGCCAGCGCTATGCCCTGCTGCCCTACTGGTACACAACCTTCTACCACAGCTACCGCTCTGGCCAGCCTGTCATGAG GCCGCTCTGGGTGGAGTACTCTGATGACGTCACCACCTTCAGCATTGATGACCAGTTCCTGATCG GTAACGCACTGCTGGTCCACCCAGTGACAGAGCAGGGCGCCCACGGCGTGCAGGTCTACCTGCCTGGCAAAGGAGAG GTTTGGTATGATGTCCACTCCCACCAGAAGCACCATGCCCCCCAGACGCTTTATGTGCCTGTCACCATGAGCAGT ATCCCTGTGTACCAGCGAGGCGGGAGCATTGTGCCGCGGAAGGAGCGGGTACGCCGCTCATCAGACTGCATGTACCACGACCCCTACACGCTCTATGTGGCGCTTAGCCCCCAG GGTACAGCGGAAGGAGATCTTTTCATTGACGATGGGCACACATACAACTTCGAGATCAAGGCCCAGTACCTGCACCGCCACTTCAGCTTTGCCAGCAACACTCTGACAGCCAG ATCGGCGGATTCCAAAGGCATCTTTGAGAGCCCAGCCTGGATTGAGCGGGTGGTGATCCTGGGAGCGGGGAAGCCAGCCGCCGTCTTCCTCAGACAGCCTG gCATGGCTGAGACACGCCTGGATTTCCAGCACGAGCCGGAGACCTCTGTCCTGACTCTGCGCAAACCTGGCGTCAACATCGGAGCCAACTGGAGCATCTCCCTGCGATAA
- the GANAB gene encoding neutral alpha-glucosidase AB isoform X2, producing MAAAPERLGMAALVWMALCLAAAFAVDRSNFKTCEQSSFCKRQRSVKPGSSPYRALLESLQLSQDSMKLQLVNEVNKVPLLLELCGLQGNMTRIKINELSPLRPRYEVPDVLVRDPPTTWLAVTGRDENSVELSLGDSGHKLILTGKPFRMDLLQGRELVLSVNPRGLLHFEHLRHQKDSEEPKEPAPEGEAAGKEPEPAVPGDEESSEKSTKSEEVPDRPDRAEEELGSWEETFKTHTDSKPNGPTSVGLDFSLPGFEHVYGIPEHADHLRLRTTEGGDPYRLYNLDVFQYELYNPMALYGSVPLLLAHNTQRTLGIFWLNAAETWVDISSNTAGKTLFGKMLDYMQGGGETPQTDVRWMSESGIIDVFLLLGPAPTDVFRQYTALTGTQALPPLFAVAYHQSRWNYNDEDDVAAVDAGFDVHDIPCDVIWLDIEHTDGKRYFTWDPNKFPQPRNMLGRLATKRRKMVSIVDPHIKVDSGYQVHNEIRSRGFYVKTKDGSDYEGWCWPGSAGYPDFTNPEMRAWWASMFSYDHYEASMENLYIWNDMNEPSVFNGPEVTMYKDALHQGGWEHRDLHNLYGFYVQMATAQGLEQRSGGLERPFVLSRAFFAGSQRYGAVWTGDNAAEWDHMKISIPMCLSLALVGISFCGADVGGFFKSPDAELLVRWYQVGAYQPFYRAHAHLDTVRREPWLFGEENKALIRAAIRQRYALLPYWYTTFYHSYRSGQPVMRPLWVEYSDDVTTFSIDDQFLIGNALLVHPVTEQGAHGVQVYLPGKGEVWYDVHSHQKHHAPQTLYVPVTMSSIPVYQRGGSIVPRKERVRRSSDCMYHDPYTLYVALSPQGTAEGDLFIDDGHTYNFEIKAQYLHRHFSFASNTLTARSADSKGIFESPAWIERVVILGAGKPAAVFLRQPGMAETRLDFQHEPETSVLTLRKPGVNIGANWSISLR from the exons ATGGCGGCGGCGCCGGAGAG GCTGGGGATGGCAGCTCTTGTCTGGATGGCCCTTTGCcttgctgctgcctttgctgtgGACAGGAGCAACTTCAAGACATGTGAGCAGAGCTCCTTCTGCAA GCGCCAGAGGAGTGTGAAGCCCGGGAGCTCCCCTTACCGGGCGCTGCTGGAGTCGCTCCAGCTCAGCCAGGACTCCATGAAACTGCAGCTTGTCAATGAAGTGAACAAG GTCCCACTCCTGCTGGAGCTGTGTGGGCTGCAGGGGAACATGACGCGCATCAAGATCAATGAACTGAGTCCGCTGCGCCCACGCTACGAGGTGCCCGATGTGCTGGTGCGCGACCCACCCACCACCTG GCTGGCAGTGACGGGCCGGGATGAGAATAGCGTGGAGCTCTCGCTGGGCGACTCTGGACACAAGCTGATCCTGACAGGGAAGCCATTCCGCATGGACCTGCTGCAGGGGCGGGAGCTGGTGCTGAGCGTCAACCCCCGCGGGCTGCTGCACTTTGAGCACCTGCGGCACCAGAAGGACTC GGAGGAGCCAAAGGAGCCAGCCCCGGAGGGCGAGGCAGCGGGGAAGGagccagagccagctgtgccTGGGGACGAGGAGTCCAGTGAGAAGAGCACAAAG TCAGAGGAGGTGCCGGACAGACCGGACCGGGCTGAAGAGGAGCTGGGTTCCTGGGAAGAGACATTCAAGACCCACACAGACAGCAAGCCCAATG GGCCGACCTCGGTGGGGCTGGATTTCTCACTGCCTGGCTTTGAGCACGTCTATGGGATCCCGGAGCACGCCGACCACCTGCGCCTGCGCACCACCGA GGGGGGTGACCCGTACCGCCTCTACAACCTGGACGTATTCCAATATGAGCTGTACAACCCCATGGCGCTGTATGGCTCCGTGCCGCTTCTGCTGGCCCACAACACCCAGCGCACCCTGGGCATCTTCTGGCTCAATGCCGCCGAGACCTGGGTTGACATCAGCTCCAACACAGCTGGCAAG ACACTGTTTGGGAAGATGCTGGATTACATGCAGGGGGGTGGCGAAACCCCCCAGACCGACGTGCGCTGGATGTCGGAGAGCGGCATCATCGATGTCTTTCTGCTGCTGGGGCCTGCGCCCACTGATGTCTTCAGGCAGTACACAGCCCTGACGG gtacacaggccctgcccccgctctttGCCGTGGCCTATCATCAGAGCCGCTGGAACTACAACGATGAGGATGACGTGGCTGCCGTGGACGCCGGCTTCGACGTGCACGACATCCCCTGCGATGTCATCTGGCTGGACATCGAGCACACCGATGGCAAGCGCTACTTCACCTGGGACCCCAACAAGTTCCCCCAGCCCCGCAACATGCTGGGGCGCCTGGCCACCAAGAGACGCAAA atggtGTCCATCGTGGACCCACACATCAAGGTGGACAGCGGGTATCAGGTCCACAACGAGATCCGCTCCCGTGGCTTCTATGTCAAGACCAAGGATGGCAGTGACTATGAAGGCTGGTGCTGGccag GCTCGGCTGGCTACCCCGACTTCACCAACCCTGAGATGCGCGCCTGGTGGGCCAGCATGTTCTCCTACGACCACTACGAG gccTCCATGGAGAACTTGTACATTTGGAACGACATGAATGAGCCATCTGTGTTCAACGGCCCCGAGGTGACCATGTACAAAGACGCCCTGCACCAGGGCGGCTGGGAGCACCGTGACCTGCACAACCTCTACGGCTTCTAtgtg CAAATGGCGACAGCACAGGGACTGGAGCAGCGTTCGGGGGGCCTTGAGCGCCCCTTCGTGCTGAGCCGTGCCTTCTTTGCCGGCTCCCAGCGCTAtg GCGCGGTGTGGACGGGGGACAATGCGGCCGAGTGGGACCACATGAAGATCTCCATCCCCATGTGCCTGAGCCTGGCCCTGGTGGGCATCTCCTTctgtggag cTGATGTGGGTGGCTTTTTCAAGAGCCCAGATGCGGAGCTGCTGGTGCGCTGGTACCAGGTTGGCGCCTACCAGCCCTTCTACCGGGCCCATGCCCATCTGGACACTGTGCGGCGTGAGCCCTGGCTCTTTGGGGAGGAGAACAAGGCCCTGATCCGTGCCGCCATCCGCCAGCGCTATGCCCTGCTGCCCTACTGGTACACAACCTTCTACCACAGCTACCGCTCTGGCCAGCCTGTCATGAG GCCGCTCTGGGTGGAGTACTCTGATGACGTCACCACCTTCAGCATTGATGACCAGTTCCTGATCG GTAACGCACTGCTGGTCCACCCAGTGACAGAGCAGGGCGCCCACGGCGTGCAGGTCTACCTGCCTGGCAAAGGAGAG GTTTGGTATGATGTCCACTCCCACCAGAAGCACCATGCCCCCCAGACGCTTTATGTGCCTGTCACCATGAGCAGT ATCCCTGTGTACCAGCGAGGCGGGAGCATTGTGCCGCGGAAGGAGCGGGTACGCCGCTCATCAGACTGCATGTACCACGACCCCTACACGCTCTATGTGGCGCTTAGCCCCCAG GGTACAGCGGAAGGAGATCTTTTCATTGACGATGGGCACACATACAACTTCGAGATCAAGGCCCAGTACCTGCACCGCCACTTCAGCTTTGCCAGCAACACTCTGACAGCCAG ATCGGCGGATTCCAAAGGCATCTTTGAGAGCCCAGCCTGGATTGAGCGGGTGGTGATCCTGGGAGCGGGGAAGCCAGCCGCCGTCTTCCTCAGACAGCCTG gCATGGCTGAGACACGCCTGGATTTCCAGCACGAGCCGGAGACCTCTGTCCTGACTCTGCGCAAACCTGGCGTCAACATCGGAGCCAACTGGAGCATCTCCCTGCGATAA
- the INTS5 gene encoding integrator complex subunit 5, producing MSALCDAPGAAPPGPPQNPAHGAHPPLSSQELAQEIKAFLSGVDPVHGNKLTIKEHARCAILLLRSLPPARSAVLDHLRNVFDEYVCTYLLELESSEGGLGTRRAQGPNLDDVVQEIQNVLSEFVRMNPKAWAPVVSAWSIDLMGQLSSKYAGRHGVPHASSLNELLQLWMSCKATRTLMDIYTQCLSSMISTCPDACVDALLDTSVQHSPHFDWVVAHIGSSFPNTIISRVLSCGLKDFCVHGAAPVDLLFPTAADKRVPKIASVVGILGHLASRHSDSIKQELLRMFHESLGPVRDQQQKATVPFLLQLAVMSPMLLGTISSELVDSLKPSVLSQLHQHFAALPREDLENMVSIVVHLICQTSAGAYRILQFLVNTAMPASVITTPGLAVHDSVREACDRIIQLLLLNLQKLVYNRGSASLGDAPPRAVPFLDELKGHVRELCVETLRLERKRFLWQHQLLGLLSVYCTPSCATDALFYLLTLARSQEELGLATQLYAVLSSCMSDLLPATVKKCVCQIHMGGLSEQHMVQLFNNLALIVQWEGEGPASMSAQLGPVLSLHLYDLGQLLLHRNPEVAEAASLLLSVCPLPRAMRPAHLLVIIRSAVHQFFLVLHRQCPTGISYSTRLLSRLSGASPAAMKAILQQLVEGALHPGNAELFGGLAEPPAGDDASLEGTRISLLDINRRFTTAVNFSGSVWSVFHAGVIGRGLKPPQPARRQEPEEIVHNVQNFLSLLLRCCRGGRYGAPEPPAHTAAVNPEAAKAVAVVLVESVCPDVTNSELGWPPEEHTRSTVERDIQICRRFRDNPLLFQLLRLVAAGPPALCYCSVLLRGLLATLMAHWEASRHGDTTSSPWHLHASCALVACMAEGSLLPPVLGNMHEIFHQLVPFEVHLLLLSVWDYMRDNSPLPQKFTFQADKGLFFRDFSRDCDVGKYLCVLHSVLHKNIDRLGLLSGRFQT from the exons ATGTCCGCGCTGTGTGACGCCCCGGGGGCGGCGCCGCCAGGGCCGCCCCAGAACCCGGCCCACGGGGCCCACCCGCCGCTCAG TTCCCAGGAGCTGGCCCAGGAGATCAAAGCCTTTCTCAGTGGTGTGGACCCTGTGCATGGTAACAAGCTGACCATCAAGGAACATGCCCGCTGTGCCATCCTGCTGCTGCGCAGCCTGCCACCTGCACGCAGCGCCGTGCTGGACCATCTGCGCAATGTCTTTGACGAGTATGTCTGCACCTATCTGttggagctggagagcagtgagGGAGGGCTGGGCACCAGGCGGGCTCAGGGGCCCAACCTGGATGACGTTGTGCAGGAGATCCAGAATGTGCTGTCTGAGTTTGTCCGCATGAACCCCAAGGCCTGGGCACCTGTGGTATCAGCCTGGTCTATTGACCTGATGGGGCAGCTGAGCAGCAAGTATGCAGGGCGGCATGGTGTGCCTCACGCCTCCAGCCTCAatgagctgctgcagctgtggaTGTCGTGCAAGGCCACTCGGACGCTGATGGACATCTACACCCAGTGCCTGTCCTCCATGATCAGCACCTGCCCCGATGCCTGTGTGGATGCCCTGCTGGACACCTCAGTGCAGCATTCTCCGCACTTTGACTGGGTGGTGGCTCACATTGGCTCCTCTTTTCCCAACACCATCATCAGCCGTGTCCTCTCCTGCGGCCTCAAGGACTTCTGTGTCCATGGGGCAGCCCCTGTCGACCTGCTCTTCCCCACTGCTGCTGACAAGCGGGTGCCCAAGATTGCCTCGGTGGTGGGCATCCTGGGCCACCTGGCCTCACGCCACTCAGACAGCATCAAGCAGGAGCTGCTGCGGATGTTCCATGAGAGCCTGGGACCTGTGCGTGACCAGCAGCAGAAAGCTACGGTGCCCTTCCTGCTGCAGCTGGCAGTCATGTCACCCATGCTGCTGGGGACCATCTCCTCTGAGCTGGTGGACTCCCTCAAGCCGAGCGTGctgagccagctgcaccagcACTTCGCTGCGCTGCCCCGCGAGGACCTGGAGAACATGGTGAGCATCGTGGTGCATCTCATCTGCCAGACATCAGCAGGGGCCTACCGTATCCTGCAGTTCCTGGTCAACACGGCCATGCCAGCCTCGGTCATCACCACGCCAGGGCTGGCTGTCCATGACAGCGTGCGCGAGGCCTGTGACCGCATCATCCAGCTGTTGCTGCTCAACCTGCAGAAGCTGGTATACAACCGGGGCTCGGCCAGCCTGGGGGATGCTCCGCCCCGGGCTGTGCCCTTCCTGGATGAGCTGAAGGGCCACGTGCGGGAGCTGTGCGTGGAGACGCTGCGGCTAGAGCGCAAGCGCTTCCTGTggcagcaccagctgctggggcTCCTCTCAGTCTACTGCACCCCCAGCTGCGCCACTGACGCCCTCTTCTACCTGCTGACGCTGGCCCGGAGCCAGGAGGAACTGGGCCTGGCCACGCAGCTCTACGCTGTGCTGAGCTCCTGTATGAGCGACCTGCTGCCAGCCACTGTCAAGAAGTGCGTGTGCCAGATCCACATGGGGGGGCTGTCGGAGCAGCACATGGTGCAGCTGTTCAACAACCTGGCGCTGATTgtgcagtgggagggggagggcccTGCCTCCATGAGCGCCCAGCTAGGGCCTGTCCTCTCTCTGCACCTCTACGACCtcgggcagctgctgctgcatcgCAATCCTGAAGTGGCTGaggctgcctccctgctgctttcCGTCTGCCCTTTGCCCCGGGCCATGCGGCCAGCTCACCTGCTTGTCATCATCCGCTCAGCTGTGCACCAGTTCTTCCTGGTGCTGCACCGCCAGTGCCCCACGGGCATCAGCTACAGCACCCGGCTGCTCTCCCGTCTTAGTGGGGCCTCTCCAGCTGCCATGAAGGCcatcctgcagcagctggtggagggagccCTGCACCCAGGGAATGCCGAGCTCTTTGGAGGCCTGGCCGAGCCGCCTGCTGGGGATGACGCCAGTCTGGAAGGCACCAGGATCTCCCTGTTGGACATCAACCGGCGCTTCACGACTGCCGTCAACTTCTCTGGCAGTGTGTGGTCAGTATTCCATGCAGGGGTGATTGGGCGCGGGCTGAAGCCACCCCAGCCTGCCCGGCGGCAGGAGCCTGAGGAGATTGTGCACAATGTCCAGAACTTCCTCAGCCTGCTGCTGCGCTGCTGCCGGGGCGGGCGCTATGGTGCGCCAGAACCCCCAGCCCACACGGCGGCTGTCAACCCTGAGGCAGCCAAGGCAGTGGCCGTGGTGCTGGTGGAGAGCGTCTGCCCAGACGTCACCAACAGTGAGCTGGGCTGGCCGCCCGAGGAGCACACCCGCAGCACAGTGGAGCGTGACATCCAGATTTGCCGGCGCTTCCGCGACAACCCACTGCTCTTCCAGCTGCTGAGGCTGGTGGCAGccggccccccagccctgtgctacTGCTCGGTGCTGTTGCGCGGCCTGCTAGCCACCCTCATGGCCCACTGGGAGGCCTCACGCCACGGTGACACCACCAGCTCGCCATGGCACCTGCACGCCTCCTGCGCCCTGGTGGCCTGCATGGccgagggctccctgctgccgcCTGTGCTTGGCAACATGCACGAGATCTTCCACCAGCTGGTGCCCTTCGAGGtgcatctgctgctgctgagcgTCTGGGACTACATGCGGGacaacagccccctcccccagaagtTCACCTTCCAGGCTGACAAGGGGCTCTTCTTCCGTGACTTCTCCCGTGACTGCGATGTTGGGAAGTACCTCTGCGTGCTGCACAGTGTGCTGCACAAGAACATCGACCGCCTGGGGCTGCTGTCAGGGCGCTTCCAGACCTAG
- the C7H11orf98 gene encoding uncharacterized protein C11orf98 homolog: MITSRGVTFQDPEVISSGAARPGPRGCSMGTPGGKINRPRTELKKNLFKRRRVLSKEKRRKHQITGAVVDKGLITIHHLKKRASSLRANITLSGKKRRKLMKQIRHAAKEQATMQVEAVNLAQTKKITGSGRRKKPTASQDVEMKEAEAGPGLDS, from the exons ATGATCACGTCACGTGGCGTAACCTTCCAGGACCCAGAAGTGATTTCATCAGGAGCCGCGCGACCTGGGCCACGTGGGTGCAGCATGGGGACCCCAGGAGGGAAAATCAACCGGCCCCGAACG GAGCTGAAGAAAAACCTCTTCAAAAGACGCCGGGTTTTAAGCAAAGAGAAAAGAAGGAAACACCAGATCACAGGAGCTGTGGTAGACAAGGGGCTGATCACCATCCACCACCTGAAGAAGCGTGC TTCCAGCTTGCGAGCCAACATCACCCTCTCAGGGAAGAAGCGGAGGAAGCTGATGAAGCAGATCCGTCATGCCGCCAAGGAGCAAGCCACCATGCAGG TTGAAGCTGTGAACCTGgcacagacaaaaaaaatcaccggcagtgggaggaggaagaaacctACAGCCTCCCAAGACGTGGAGATGAAGGAAGCAGAGGCTGGGCCAGGACTGGACAGCTGA